One genomic region from Bradyrhizobium icense encodes:
- a CDS encoding tyrosine-type recombinase/integrase, whose amino-acid sequence MIDEAMSPLRRRMIEDMTIRKLAPKTQHDYVQRIKNFAVFLGRSPDTASFEDVRRYQLHLAASGVGVPTLNQTVSTLRFFFRVTLKRHEIVEHTHVIHEPRKLPVVLSVEEVARLLDAAPGLKYKAALSVAYGAGLRATEVVSLKVSDIDSKRMIIRVEQGKGGKDRNVMLSPSLLELLRNWWKAARPQGWLFPGRDPAQPMTTRQLNRACHAAAQMAQINKRVSLHTLRHSFATHLLEQNIDVRVIQVLLGHAKLDTTALYTRVATKTISEVMSPLEHIALKLKEVRPPG is encoded by the coding sequence ATGATCGACGAGGCAATGAGCCCGTTGCGCCGACGCATGATCGAAGACATGACGATCCGCAAGTTAGCGCCGAAGACCCAACATGACTACGTGCAAAGGATCAAAAACTTCGCTGTATTTCTCGGGCGATCACCCGATACGGCGAGCTTCGAGGACGTGCGCCGCTACCAGCTTCATCTGGCCGCGAGCGGCGTTGGCGTGCCGACGCTCAATCAGACCGTCTCGACCCTGCGGTTCTTCTTTCGGGTCACGCTGAAGCGCCACGAGATCGTCGAGCATACCCATGTCATTCACGAGCCGCGCAAGCTGCCGGTGGTGCTCAGCGTCGAGGAGGTGGCAAGGCTGCTCGATGCCGCGCCGGGGCTGAAGTACAAGGCGGCACTGAGCGTAGCCTATGGCGCCGGCCTGCGTGCGACCGAAGTGGTCTCGCTCAAGGTCTCCGATATCGACAGTAAGCGCATGATCATCCGCGTCGAACAGGGCAAAGGCGGCAAGGACCGGAACGTCATGCTGTCGCCGAGCCTGCTCGAGCTGCTGCGGAACTGGTGGAAGGCGGCGCGGCCACAGGGCTGGCTGTTCCCCGGCCGCGATCCGGCCCAGCCGATGACCACGCGCCAGCTCAATCGCGCCTGCCACGCCGCCGCCCAGATGGCGCAGATCAACAAGCGCGTCTCGCTGCATACCTTGCGGCACAGCTTCGCCACCCACCTGCTCGAGCAGAACATCGACGTCCGCGTCATTCAAGTGCTGCTCGGTCACGCCAAGCTCGACACCACCGCGCTCTATACCCGGGTAGCCACCAAGACGATCAGCGAGGTCATGAGCCCGCTGGAGCACATCGCGCTCAAGCTGAAGGAGGTCCGGCCGCCCGGCTGA
- a CDS encoding DUF3008 family protein gives MPAKSRAQQKAAGAALSAKRKETKVSDLKGASKSMYRSMSERQLEDMALTKRKGKPEHRSKD, from the coding sequence ATGCCTGCGAAATCCCGTGCACAGCAGAAGGCAGCCGGCGCAGCTCTTTCCGCCAAACGCAAGGAAACGAAGGTCTCGGATCTGAAGGGCGCGTCGAAATCAATGTACAGATCCATGAGCGAGCGGCAACTCGAAGACATGGCTTTAACCAAACGGAAAGGAAAACCTGAACACCGGTCGAAAGACTGA
- a CDS encoding PRC-barrel domain-containing protein → MRRLLCAASAALLMTSAAMAQDASKKSTETNKNNPAAAPTTTQGQGQGSATQAQSNKAQEDASPGIRSVDQATASLRMTFYAVQPADMRASKLIGTNVYNLTNENVGEVEDLIIDNGKTVKAVIISVGGFLGIGDRNIAVQPGSVVLSEKSDGSARVVINTTKEDLKNAPAFNFADVDKAGSASSAGTTGASSQPAQGGDKSAPEK, encoded by the coding sequence ATGCGACGGCTTCTCTGTGCCGCGAGTGCGGCGCTCCTGATGACCAGCGCCGCGATGGCGCAAGACGCTTCGAAAAAGTCAACCGAAACGAACAAGAACAATCCAGCCGCGGCGCCAACGACCACGCAAGGACAGGGCCAAGGCTCCGCAACACAAGCACAGTCCAACAAAGCGCAAGAGGACGCATCGCCGGGTATCCGATCCGTAGATCAGGCGACTGCGTCACTACGTATGACGTTCTATGCGGTGCAGCCGGCAGATATGCGCGCATCAAAGCTGATTGGAACCAATGTTTACAATCTTACCAACGAGAACGTTGGCGAGGTCGAAGATTTGATCATCGACAATGGCAAGACCGTAAAGGCTGTTATCATAAGCGTCGGCGGCTTTCTTGGGATTGGCGATCGAAACATCGCGGTGCAGCCTGGCTCGGTGGTCCTCTCTGAAAAGAGTGACGGATCGGCGCGGGTGGTGATTAATACCACGAAGGAGGACCTTAAGAACGCTCCGGCCTTCAACTTCGCAGATGTCGATAAGGCCGGCAGTGCTAGTAGTGCGGGCACAACTGGCGCCTCGTCCCAACCCGCCCAGGGCGGCGACAAAAGCGCTCCGGAGAAGTAG
- a CDS encoding IS91 family transposase, with protein MSRPALEVADIFRGHGPAWRQVHAGHISLDQLKVMSAIERCRTAALGGHVARCADCAYTTIAYNSCRNRHCPKCQGAAAKDWLADREAELLPVPYYHVVFTLPAAVADIAYRNKAAIYDILFKVSAETMLTIAADPKHLGARIGITSVLHTWGSALTHHPHVHMIVPGGGISFDGKSWISCRPGFFLPVRVLSRLFRRLFLEKLVAAHAASRLSFFGDDIHLAEAQSFAAYIAPLRKAEWVVYAKRPFSGPTAVLAYLSRYTHRVAIANSRLIACDERGVTFKWKDYRIEGRDRYKQMTLATDEFIRRFLIHVLPKGLHRIRHYGLFAKSACADNIARARELLGASKPEGQPSAAAVDSSKPSCPCCGGRMIIIEVFARGAAPRHRPTAPATVIRIDTS; from the coding sequence ATGTCGCGCCCGGCTCTGGAGGTCGCGGATATCTTCCGCGGCCATGGTCCGGCATGGCGCCAAGTCCATGCCGGCCATATCAGCCTCGACCAGCTGAAGGTGATGTCGGCAATCGAGCGCTGCCGCACGGCGGCCCTCGGTGGCCATGTCGCGCGCTGCGCGGACTGCGCCTATACCACCATCGCCTACAACTCCTGCCGCAATCGGCACTGCCCGAAGTGCCAAGGCGCTGCCGCCAAGGACTGGCTCGCCGACCGTGAGGCCGAGCTGTTGCCAGTGCCGTACTATCACGTGGTGTTCACGCTGCCTGCGGCTGTCGCTGACATCGCCTATCGGAACAAGGCGGCGATCTACGACATTCTGTTCAAGGTCTCCGCCGAGACCATGCTGACGATCGCCGCCGACCCCAAGCACCTCGGCGCCCGGATCGGCATCACCTCCGTCCTGCACACCTGGGGCTCGGCGCTCACCCATCACCCCCATGTGCACATGATCGTGCCGGGCGGCGGCATCTCGTTCGACGGCAAAAGTTGGATATCTTGCCGGCCCGGATTCTTCCTCCCGGTGCGCGTGCTCTCCCGCCTGTTCCGGCGACTGTTCCTGGAGAAGCTCGTCGCCGCCCACGCCGCCAGCCGTCTGAGCTTCTTCGGCGACGACATCCATCTGGCCGAGGCGCAATCCTTCGCGGCTTATATCGCACCGCTGCGCAAGGCCGAGTGGGTCGTCTACGCAAAGCGCCCGTTTAGCGGCCCTACGGCGGTGCTGGCCTATCTGTCGCGCTACACCCACCGCGTTGCCATCGCCAACAGCCGCCTGATCGCCTGCGACGAACGCGGCGTCACCTTCAAGTGGAAGGACTACCGTATCGAGGGCCGCGATCGATACAAGCAGATGACGCTCGCCACCGACGAGTTCATCCGCCGCTTCCTCATCCACGTCCTGCCAAAAGGCTTGCACCGCATCCGCCACTACGGCCTGTTCGCCAAAAGCGCCTGCGCCGACAACATCGCCCGCGCGCGGGAGCTGCTCGGCGCCTCAAAACCTGAGGGCCAGCCTTCCGCTGCTGCCGTCGATTCCAGCAAGCCGAGCTGCCCATGCTGTGGCGGTCGGATGATCATCATCGAGGTCTTTGCGCGCGGTGCAGCGCCACGGCATCGACCGACAGCTCCAGCGACCGTAATCAGGATCGACACCTCATGA
- a CDS encoding phospholipase D-like domain-containing protein, whose protein sequence is MQDQNDRAACTAAIAKEGRVRVLKPGRNCWRIARADKVAVLIDSSDYYARLEQALRQAKRSILIIGWAFDGRVKLCPDRDDCPPLRDFLRSLVEAKPELEVRILVWSAAVIHAPGDPVPLLLGAPWQNHPRITVRLDRQHPLYASHHQKLVAIDDALVFCGGIDLTIGRWDTAGHHEADPLRVRPDGSAYCPVHDVQMVAAGEAAGVAADVARERWRIATGEFLSAAEHGADLWPPDLVPDFTDIPVAIARTVPAWGDAPAVHEIAALTEDLLSAARHSIYIETQYFAAGNVRRILEKSLAAAVGPEIVVIVRRASPGVLERLVMGSNRDRLIRHLRRIDRHNRLRVFYPVVPGSDKPCELLVHAKVVVVDEDIVRIGSSNLNNRSMGLDTECDLAVEAANDIERRAIRQLRERLLAEHIGVTPTEIAQAVVDRGSLIHGIDACNRNVRGLRPFPETDLDGPTEPITGTGLLDPLPPVELL, encoded by the coding sequence ATGCAGGACCAGAATGATCGCGCCGCGTGCACGGCTGCTATCGCGAAGGAAGGTCGAGTGCGCGTCCTAAAGCCAGGGCGGAATTGCTGGCGAATAGCAAGGGCCGATAAGGTCGCGGTCCTGATCGATTCGTCGGATTACTATGCACGTCTCGAACAGGCGCTCCGTCAGGCGAAACGATCGATCCTGATCATCGGTTGGGCTTTCGACGGACGCGTCAAGCTTTGTCCGGACCGTGACGACTGTCCGCCTCTCCGCGATTTCCTGCGTTCGCTGGTCGAAGCAAAGCCAGAGCTCGAAGTCCGCATCCTGGTGTGGAGCGCGGCGGTGATCCATGCGCCCGGGGATCCGGTGCCACTCTTGCTAGGGGCTCCGTGGCAGAATCACCCGCGCATCACGGTCCGATTGGATCGGCAGCATCCGCTATATGCCTCGCACCATCAGAAACTGGTTGCGATCGATGACGCATTGGTTTTTTGCGGCGGTATCGATCTCACGATCGGGCGCTGGGACACCGCCGGGCATCACGAAGCCGATCCCTTGCGGGTCCGTCCCGATGGGAGTGCATACTGTCCGGTGCACGACGTCCAGATGGTGGCGGCTGGAGAAGCCGCGGGTGTCGCCGCTGATGTTGCGCGCGAGCGCTGGCGCATTGCGACCGGCGAATTCCTAAGTGCCGCGGAACACGGCGCCGATCTGTGGCCGCCTGATCTTGTGCCCGACTTCACTGACATACCGGTCGCCATTGCCCGCACGGTGCCGGCCTGGGGAGATGCGCCCGCCGTACACGAGATCGCGGCGCTGACCGAGGACCTCCTCTCTGCCGCCCGACACTCGATCTACATCGAGACGCAGTATTTCGCGGCCGGTAACGTACGGCGGATTCTCGAGAAGAGCCTTGCCGCCGCGGTTGGACCGGAGATAGTTGTGATCGTCAGGCGCGCTTCGCCCGGTGTGCTGGAGCGGCTGGTGATGGGAAGTAACCGCGACCGTCTGATCCGGCATTTGCGACGCATCGACCGCCATAACCGCCTTCGCGTCTTTTACCCAGTGGTGCCCGGAAGCGACAAGCCTTGCGAGCTGCTGGTGCACGCGAAGGTAGTAGTTGTCGATGAGGATATCGTTCGCATCGGTTCCTCCAATCTGAACAACCGCTCGATGGGTCTCGATACCGAATGCGATCTCGCGGTCGAAGCTGCGAATGACATCGAGCGCCGCGCGATCCGCCAGTTGCGCGAGCGCCTGCTCGCCGAGCATATCGGGGTCACGCCCACCGAGATCGCGCAGGCGGTTGTCGATCGCGGCTCTCTGATCCACGGAATCGACGCCTGCAATCGGAATGTGCGGGGCTTGCGGCCGTTCCCCGAGACCGATCTCGATGGTCCGACCGAGCCGATTACCGGAACCGGCTTGCTCGACCCGCTGCCGCCTGTAGAGCTGCTCTAA
- a CDS encoding MMPL family transporter: MSEVRKTSWFERVGQTLVRASVTIAFRRKWLVVSAALIAAGLGGYAATGLKVSTKTQDILSTDLSFFQIERRYRAAFPQRDPIIVVIDADNSTKARAAAMSLAERLKLHQGLFESVEVPGESAFFHRNALLFLPADRLTAAANELAQSRPVLSIFAQDPSLRGLAKFMELVPSSVSVGRASQDLANTINELAETAAASAEGRHSSMIWSTLFGFDAGAKSNRALVLVEPIVSEPSILGSQPALEQVNTDIASIARDYPEVTMHVTGFPVLRQQELNEVFSGAAYASVLSFALVSLSLLLIRSWRIVIALVVTLVIGSIITTGLAAVSVGRLNLISSAFLVLFFGLGVDFGTHFGLRYLEESRTGAPFRDAITRAGCGEAPAISLSALCASIGFLSFVPTSYVGLAEFGVISTLGIVVGVVLTFTLLPALMAITPPKPQARAGLQINIGNQIRRHHRGILLVATVATIAAAFVARGIRLDVNPLNLQNPQTEAVQTYRDLAKNPSTSPYALNTIAASRDAARNLASELGRIKGVAQVRTIDAFVPENQPEKLKIIREAARRLGPVLQSPVRRPDLSEGELQQAFTNLRGKASAIVSSGPSDALTVDAARRLTAALDRFADLRSVGPAALGQLDAALTGTLPRQIRNLQAMVSVSQPVTIDDIPADLRRQWITPDGRARIQILPTSEITDTVTLESFARQVQSVAPEATGVPVDVTEAGAAVSRAFLQAIAYTVVAVAIVIFVVRRSVVDLLLVLAPLGLASLWTVAGATLLGLPFNFANVIVIPLLLGLGVASSVHMVVRAREAPRGAIGDILQTSTPLAVFVAQLNTAAAFATLAVAEHRGLFSMGVLLGLSILFVLIASLIVLPAAMVLWDHLRVRRDETRARPST; the protein is encoded by the coding sequence ATGTCCGAAGTGCGAAAGACATCCTGGTTTGAACGAGTTGGGCAAACGTTGGTGCGCGCCTCCGTTACGATTGCTTTCCGCCGCAAGTGGTTAGTAGTCAGTGCCGCTCTAATCGCCGCCGGCCTTGGCGGCTATGCCGCGACTGGACTGAAGGTCAGTACGAAAACGCAGGACATCCTCTCCACCGATCTGAGCTTCTTCCAAATCGAGAGGCGCTATCGCGCAGCATTTCCGCAGCGCGACCCCATCATCGTAGTCATCGACGCAGACAATTCGACGAAAGCACGAGCAGCTGCGATGAGCCTTGCCGAGAGGCTCAAGCTCCACCAAGGACTATTTGAAAGCGTTGAAGTGCCGGGGGAGTCCGCTTTTTTCCACCGCAACGCCCTTTTGTTCCTTCCTGCCGATCGCCTCACAGCCGCTGCGAATGAGCTCGCGCAGTCGCGTCCAGTGCTTTCGATCTTTGCGCAAGATCCCAGTCTGCGCGGCCTGGCAAAGTTTATGGAGCTCGTCCCGAGCAGTGTAAGTGTTGGAAGAGCGTCGCAGGATCTGGCGAACACGATCAACGAATTGGCGGAGACGGCGGCTGCAAGCGCCGAGGGGAGGCACTCCAGCATGATATGGAGTACCCTGTTCGGCTTCGATGCTGGGGCCAAAAGCAATCGTGCTCTGGTGCTCGTGGAGCCGATCGTGAGCGAGCCTTCGATTCTCGGTTCTCAGCCCGCCCTAGAGCAGGTGAACACCGACATTGCGAGCATCGCCCGTGATTATCCAGAAGTCACGATGCATGTGACCGGTTTTCCGGTACTGCGACAGCAGGAACTAAACGAAGTGTTCTCCGGCGCGGCGTATGCGAGTGTTCTTTCGTTTGCCCTGGTGTCGCTTAGCTTGTTGTTGATCCGATCGTGGCGGATTGTGATTGCCTTGGTGGTAACGCTCGTGATCGGTTCGATCATCACGACGGGTCTGGCGGCAGTATCTGTCGGCCGTCTCAACCTCATCTCGAGCGCTTTCCTGGTGTTGTTCTTCGGGTTGGGCGTGGATTTCGGCACGCATTTCGGGCTGCGTTATCTCGAGGAATCCAGGACTGGCGCGCCTTTTCGAGATGCGATCACCCGAGCTGGGTGCGGTGAGGCGCCTGCCATCAGCCTAAGCGCACTGTGCGCCTCCATCGGATTTCTCTCATTCGTTCCGACGAGCTATGTGGGCCTCGCGGAATTTGGGGTGATCTCTACACTTGGCATTGTCGTGGGCGTTGTCCTTACTTTCACCCTGCTCCCGGCCCTTATGGCCATAACACCGCCCAAGCCGCAAGCCCGAGCCGGACTGCAGATCAACATAGGGAATCAGATCAGACGGCATCATCGCGGCATATTGCTTGTGGCAACCGTTGCCACGATCGCGGCGGCATTTGTGGCGCGGGGGATCCGTCTCGATGTCAATCCGCTCAACCTGCAAAATCCCCAAACCGAAGCGGTTCAGACGTATCGCGATCTCGCCAAGAATCCGTCGACATCGCCGTATGCCTTAAATACCATTGCTGCGAGCCGGGACGCGGCGCGCAATCTGGCGTCCGAGTTGGGCAGGATAAAGGGTGTTGCTCAGGTTCGGACGATCGACGCCTTCGTACCGGAAAATCAGCCAGAAAAATTGAAGATCATCCGCGAAGCTGCGCGGCGCCTCGGTCCGGTTCTCCAATCTCCAGTGCGTCGGCCCGATCTGAGCGAAGGTGAACTGCAACAGGCGTTTACCAACCTGCGTGGCAAAGCGTCAGCGATCGTTTCCAGCGGCCCATCCGACGCGCTCACGGTAGATGCCGCGCGCCGTTTGACCGCAGCACTCGACCGCTTTGCCGATTTGCGAAGCGTCGGACCGGCCGCGCTCGGGCAGCTCGACGCAGCACTGACCGGAACTCTGCCGAGGCAGATCAGGAACCTGCAGGCAATGGTCTCGGTATCGCAACCGGTCACGATCGATGACATCCCCGCGGACCTGCGCCGCCAGTGGATCACACCGGACGGGCGCGCCCGAATCCAGATATTACCTACAAGTGAAATCACAGACACAGTAACGCTCGAGTCGTTCGCCCGGCAGGTGCAATCAGTAGCCCCAGAGGCCACGGGAGTACCCGTCGACGTCACCGAAGCAGGTGCAGCCGTGTCGCGCGCCTTCTTGCAGGCGATCGCCTATACCGTCGTCGCCGTTGCGATCGTTATTTTTGTTGTGCGGCGCAGCGTGGTCGATCTGCTTCTTGTGCTCGCTCCACTTGGCCTGGCGTCGCTCTGGACAGTTGCAGGGGCAACGCTGCTCGGCCTTCCTTTCAATTTTGCCAATGTGATCGTGATCCCTCTGTTGCTGGGCCTCGGCGTGGCGAGCAGTGTTCACATGGTGGTACGCGCTCGCGAAGCGCCACGCGGCGCCATTGGCGATATTTTGCAAACCTCCACGCCTCTCGCTGTTTTTGTGGCTCAACTCAATACTGCAGCTGCATTCGCCACGCTGGCCGTTGCTGAGCACCGAGGACTATTCAGCATGGGAGTTCTTCTCGGCCTGTCCATACTGTTCGTACTGATTGCATCCCTGATCGTGCTCCCAGCGGCGATGGTCTTGTGGGACCATCTGCGAGTTCGGCGCGATGAAACGCGGGCTCGGCCGTCAACCTAA
- a CDS encoding DUF305 domain-containing protein has translation MSYGRFAAMIAASTVMMFGLMYLNTFSADHIWYSQTRAWMALLMGAVMAVVMLSFMWSMYKSRTANVAILVACIAVFCVSLWLVRSQETVYDVSYMKAMIPHHSIAVLTSERAHIRDSRVRKLADSIIEAQVREIGEMKSLIADLEANPPPSNAKDLPPRSPK, from the coding sequence ATGTCTTACGGACGCTTCGCTGCCATGATCGCGGCTTCTACGGTGATGATGTTCGGCCTGATGTATCTTAATACATTCTCGGCGGATCATATTTGGTACAGTCAAACGCGAGCCTGGATGGCGCTTTTGATGGGAGCTGTGATGGCAGTAGTCATGCTGAGCTTCATGTGGAGCATGTATAAGAGCCGAACAGCAAATGTCGCCATTTTGGTTGCCTGCATTGCTGTATTTTGCGTCTCGCTGTGGCTGGTACGCAGCCAAGAGACCGTATACGATGTTTCCTACATGAAAGCCATGATCCCGCACCACTCGATTGCTGTTCTCACGAGCGAAAGAGCGCATATTCGAGACTCGCGCGTCCGCAAGTTGGCGGATAGCATCATTGAGGCCCAGGTTAGAGAGATCGGCGAAATGAAGAGTCTAATAGCTGATCTTGAAGCAAACCCGCCGCCATCGAACGCCAAGGACTTGCCACCGCGGTCGCCAAAGTGA
- a CDS encoding MauE/DoxX family redox-associated membrane protein: protein MPVAAGSSKTAVLYRMVMPDHICPFGLKSLDLLQREGYEVEDHLLETRAETDRFKAGQHVDATPQTFIGGRRIGGYDDLLRHFGKSVAQPYLAYQPVIAVFGTAALMALAASWGVGGTALSVRTVEWLIAFSMCILAILKLRDLESFSTMFLGYDLLAQRVVRYAYVYPFAEAVAGILMIAGALLWVAVPIALFIGTIGAVSVFKAVYVDKRELKCACVGGDSNVPLGFISLTENLMMVAMAIWMIVKSIRPDGL, encoded by the coding sequence ATGCCCGTGGCTGCCGGTTCCAGCAAAACCGCCGTCCTCTATCGGATGGTGATGCCCGACCATATCTGTCCGTTCGGGCTGAAGTCGCTCGATTTGCTGCAGCGCGAAGGGTATGAGGTCGAAGATCACCTCCTTGAGACGCGCGCGGAAACCGATCGTTTCAAGGCAGGGCAGCACGTGGACGCGACGCCACAGACCTTCATCGGCGGCCGACGGATCGGCGGCTATGACGATCTGCTTCGTCACTTCGGCAAGTCCGTAGCGCAGCCTTATTTGGCCTATCAGCCGGTGATTGCCGTATTTGGCACGGCGGCGCTGATGGCGCTGGCGGCGAGTTGGGGGGTAGGCGGCACAGCGTTGAGCGTGCGCACCGTAGAGTGGCTCATCGCCTTCAGTATGTGCATCCTCGCGATACTCAAACTGCGCGACTTGGAGAGCTTTTCGACCATGTTTCTCGGCTACGATCTGCTAGCGCAGCGTGTCGTGCGATATGCCTACGTGTATCCGTTCGCCGAGGCTGTCGCTGGCATTTTGATGATCGCCGGCGCGCTACTGTGGGTCGCTGTGCCCATTGCGCTGTTTATCGGGACGATCGGCGCCGTTTCTGTTTTCAAGGCGGTCTATGTCGATAAGCGCGAACTGAAATGTGCCTGCGTCGGCGGCGACAGTAATGTGCCGCTCGGGTTCATTTCTCTGACCGAAAACCTGATGATGGTAGCGATGGCGATCTGGATGATCGTCAAATCGATACGGCCGGACGGATTGTAA
- a CDS encoding DUF1614 domain-containing protein: MNWTAPHYLPLAPIFFSFLLGLFVVVLVLIQVGILHYAYRRLGITSNVALLLLFGSLVGSYFNIPIAELPQRRILSGQEVNFFGMRYVVPVVVQWPGTLVAVNVGGAVIPALMSVYLLIKHRLWLQATLGTAAVAVVCYWLARPIPGFGIAIPIFAPVAATAIVSLLISAQRPAPTAYISGSLGTLIGADLLNFREIQYLGAPVASIGGAGAFDGIFITGILAVLIASISRGPQTSHSEEGKERSDR; this comes from the coding sequence ATGAACTGGACTGCCCCTCATTACCTACCGCTCGCACCGATTTTCTTTTCCTTTCTCCTCGGGCTGTTCGTCGTTGTACTCGTTCTGATCCAGGTCGGAATCCTGCACTACGCCTACAGGCGTCTCGGCATCACCTCCAATGTTGCGCTTCTGTTGCTATTCGGGTCCTTGGTCGGCAGCTATTTCAACATACCAATAGCTGAACTGCCGCAGCGGCGGATCCTGTCGGGACAGGAAGTTAACTTCTTCGGAATGCGCTATGTGGTGCCGGTCGTGGTCCAATGGCCTGGCACGCTGGTAGCTGTAAACGTCGGTGGTGCCGTAATTCCGGCGCTAATGTCGGTGTACCTGCTCATTAAGCACCGACTTTGGCTTCAGGCTACGCTGGGTACCGCAGCAGTTGCTGTCGTGTGTTACTGGCTGGCTCGTCCAATTCCGGGATTTGGAATTGCCATCCCAATATTCGCGCCGGTGGCGGCAACGGCGATCGTTTCGCTCTTGATCTCTGCGCAGCGGCCTGCCCCAACGGCCTACATCTCTGGCAGCCTTGGTACGCTTATCGGGGCCGATCTGCTCAACTTCCGAGAAATTCAGTATCTCGGGGCGCCAGTCGCTTCGATTGGAGGTGCAGGTGCATTCGACGGGATCTTCATTACCGGAATTCTAGCAGTTCTCATCGCAAGCATTTCCCGCGGACCACAGACTTCACACTCAGAGGAAGGAAAGGAACGATCGGACCGCTGA
- a CDS encoding CAP domain-containing protein, with the protein MLEFMIRGFPNGRCPVQVVVCTLVLFAAIAPTCVAASTGDLETLRTRALELVNQARREQGLQPLELGPNVNQAALSHARDMLRRDYYSHSSPEGETVQDRYIEAGGSKWRLTAENIARCAGCTSTPDTEAVERLHRGWMNSPEHRQNILHRGLTQFGFGVVSSHEQGQYAVQTFAGPGTPRGAKAGEQEVATSPGEQTKFALSQINGTRAAEDRSPLESSTALIDVARSVIGGSDSENLEIDRDVNPYQLLPTGQRRSWQSVSFLMATCGGCGTKPTRADVHYFTQQWLDSSQYRKRLLRSTLTHIGLALGSNGDGKKVAVLILGDRR; encoded by the coding sequence GTGCTCGAATTCATGATTCGGGGGTTTCCGAATGGGCGTTGCCCGGTTCAGGTTGTGGTGTGCACACTCGTGCTTTTTGCGGCTATCGCGCCCACATGCGTTGCAGCCAGCACAGGTGATCTGGAAACGCTGAGAACCCGTGCGCTCGAATTGGTGAACCAGGCGCGGCGCGAGCAGGGACTGCAGCCGCTTGAGCTTGGGCCAAATGTCAACCAAGCCGCCCTCTCCCACGCAAGAGACATGCTCCGGCGCGACTACTATTCCCATTCATCACCGGAAGGCGAGACGGTACAGGACCGCTATATCGAGGCAGGTGGCAGCAAGTGGCGCCTGACGGCCGAAAATATTGCGCGCTGCGCAGGCTGCACTTCGACGCCCGATACCGAAGCGGTTGAGCGGCTACATCGCGGCTGGATGAACAGCCCAGAGCATCGACAAAATATTCTGCATCGTGGGCTGACGCAGTTCGGCTTCGGCGTCGTTTCGAGCCACGAGCAAGGACAATATGCTGTTCAGACGTTTGCCGGCCCAGGCACTCCGCGCGGCGCGAAGGCGGGAGAGCAGGAGGTCGCAACTTCTCCCGGCGAGCAAACAAAATTTGCACTATCGCAGATCAATGGCACGCGGGCGGCCGAGGATCGATCTCCGCTTGAGAGCAGCACAGCGTTGATCGACGTCGCGAGGTCTGTCATAGGCGGCTCCGACTCCGAGAATCTGGAGATTGACCGAGATGTGAACCCATACCAGCTCCTGCCGACCGGCCAGCGTCGGAGCTGGCAATCAGTCTCATTCTTAATGGCCACCTGTGGCGGCTGTGGAACCAAGCCGACGCGAGCCGATGTGCACTATTTCACGCAGCAATGGCTGGATAGTTCGCAGTACCGGAAGAGGCTCTTGCGATCTACCTTAACCCACATCGGACTAGCGCTTGGCAGTAACGGCGACGGCAAGAAGGTGGCCGTCTTGATCCTTGGCGACCGACGGTAG